One Oryza glaberrima chromosome 10, OglaRS2, whole genome shotgun sequence DNA segment encodes these proteins:
- the LOC127752799 gene encoding LIM domain-containing protein PLIM2b-like, translating into MTFSGTQDKCNACDKTVHFIDLLTADSIPYHKSCFRCSHCKGTLSMCSYSSMDGVLYCKTHFEQLFKETGTFKKNFPSGTKANSEQAKIPSKLSSVFCGTQDKCTACKKTVYPLEKMTMEGECYHRTCFKCAHGGCLLTNASYASHNGILYCQNHFWQLFKKSGSYDNLLKPTSAAAENTIESEVAVAEPAKEDPETEEAAKEEEEASPEQVAEAVVEDQEHS; encoded by the exons ATGACGTTCTCTGGTACACAGGACAAGTGCAATGCTTGTGACAAGACCGTGCATTTCATTGATCTCCTTACCGCGGACAGTATTCCCTACCACAAGTCTTGCTTCAGATGCAGCCACTGCAAAGGCACACTTTCG ATGTGCAGCTATTCGTCCATGGATGGGGTTCTTTACTGCAAGACCCATTTTGAGCAGCTATTCAAGGAAACAGGCACCTTCAAGAAGAACTTCCCCTCAG GTACAAAGGCAAACAGTGAACAG GCTAAGATTCCCAGCAAGCTGTCCTCTGTGTTCTGTGGAACCCAGGACAAGTGTACTGCCTGCAAGAAGACTGTATATCCATTGGAGAAG ATGACCATGGAGGGTGAGTGTTACCACAGGACCTGCTTCAAGTGCGCCCATGGCGGCTGCCTCCTGACGAACGCCTCCTACGCCTCGCACAACGGGATCCTCTACTGCCAGAACCACTTCTGGCAGCTGTTCAAGAAGTCCGGCAGCTACGACAACCTGCTGAagcccacctccgccgccgccgagaacaCCATCGAATCCGAGGTCGCCGTCGCGGAGCCCGCGAAGGAAGACCCGGAGACGGAGGAGGCAgccaaggaagaagaagaagcgtcACCGGAGCAGGTCGCGGAAGCTGTTGTAGAGGACCAGGAGCACTCATGA